DNA sequence from the Marinilongibacter aquaticus genome:
CAATTCGAATTCCTTTTCCTTCAATTGTTGATCGCGGTGAATGGCCCTATCAAGCAAAGCCTGCAGTTCTTTCTTTCCGAAGCTTTCCAAAATATACACTTGGCATCGCGACAAAAGAGCCGAGTTCACTTCGAAAGACGGATTTTCTGTGGTGGCTCCAATGAGCGTAACTTTTCCTCGCTCTACAGCCGAAAGCAAGGTATCTTGTTGCGATTTATTGAAACGGTGAATTTCATCAATAAACAAAATGGGCGGGAAAAGCCCCATTGGCTTGTTCAGTACATCGCGTAAATCTTTTACTCCCGAACTGATCGCCGAAAGCGAAAAAAACTGCCTTTTGGTAAGCTCGGCCAACATCAAAGAAAGCGTGGTTTTCCCCACACCGGGAGGTCCCCAAAGAATCATTGAAGGGACCGCATTGGCCTCGATGGCTTTCCGCAAAGGTTTGCCAGGGCCCAGGATATGTTCCTGACCAATGTACTCATCCAAGTTTTTGGGCCGAAGCCGCTCGGCCAAAGGCATATGTTCCATGCAATCTGAAATATGGGAAGCAAACTTACACAAAAAGGCAATCGGGGCGAAATTTCGTCGCTATCGAAAAAACAATACCCGGCCTAAATCAAAGCTTTCATTCGACTACAAGAACAGGAGATTTGGCTACATCGCTCTTTTGGGTCTTTCGGAACTTTGCAGAAACAAAAAAAATCAACAAAAATGAAAATAATTGTCACTGGCTCTTTGGGCCATATCAGCAAACCACTCACCAAAATTTTGATTGAACAAGGCCACGATGTGCTCGTCATCAGCCATACGCCAGAAAGGCAAAAGGATATCGAAGCCTTGGGAGCAAAAGCGGCCATCGGCAGCATGGAAGATGTAGATTTCCTAAGCTCCGCATTTCAAGGAGCAGACCTCCTGTACGCCATGGAAGCCGTCGGTCAAAAGAGTTTTTTCACGCCCGATTTGGATTTCATTTCACAGATTTTACAGATCGGAGAAAACTACAAAGAGGCTATCCAAAAGTCTGGCATAAAGCAGGTAATACACCTCAGCAGTATTGGCGGGCATACGGATAAAGGAAACGGCATGCTTCGTTTTCATCATCATGTGGAAAACACACTCAATGAATTACCGGCCGAGGTGCAGATAAAATTTATGCGTCCTGTTGGCTTTTACTACAACATGTTTGCGTTCATCCCCACTATAAAAGCCCAATCGGCGATCATCCAGAACTACGGTGGCGACGAAAAAGAGCCTTGGGTTTCTCCTCTGGACATTGCCGAAGCAATTGCCGAAGAGATCGAAAAGCCCTTTATGGGGCGACAAGTCCGCTATATTGCAAGCGATGAAGCTTCGCCAAACGAGGTGGCTAAAATTTTGGGCGAGGCCATCGGCAAACCCGAATTGCACTGGTTGAGCATTTCAGATGAACAATTCTGCGAAGGGCTGCTTCGTGCCGGTATGAACAAGCAGGCCGCAGAGGGCTTAACCGAAATGAATGCGGGCCGAAGAGGCGGAAAACTGTATGCAGATTATGCCTTATACAAACCTCAAATGGGCCGAGTGAAACTCAAGGATTTCGCCAAAGATTTTGCTGCCGCGTACAAGCAAAATTAGTATATTCGGACATGTCGAACAATGCACCCATAAGGCTGAAAACCATCGCGGAATTTCATGAATACCGCGGCCTTCCCAAACCCGAGCACCCTTTGGTGAGCGTGGTAGACCTTCGCAAGATCGAGCACAAGCCCGATGATGTTGATCGGAATTTTGTATTCGATTTTTATTCTGTTTCGATCAAAAAAGTAAAGGATATCCGCTACAAATACGGTCAGCAGGATTATGATTTCGATGAAGGTGTAATGTTCTTTATGGCTCCCAATCAAGTTTTTGGCATTGCATTGGGAGCCCATGCCACGTGGATGAGAGGCCGGTTGTTGCTCATTCATCCCGACTTTTTATGGAATACACCTTTGGCCGAAAAAATGAGACAGTATGAATATTTCGATTACAGCGTAAACGAAGCCCTGTTTCTTTCGGAAAAGGAAGAAGCCATTGTTGAAAATATATTGCAGCAAATTCAACAGGAATACCATTCAAGTATAGATAAATTCAGTCAGCAAATAATTGTGTCGCAAATCGAAACCTTGCTCAATTATGGCGAGAGGTTTTATCAGAGACAGTTTGTCACACGGCAAAAAAACTCCCACCAGATTCTCGAAAAGTTGGAAAATTGGTTGGCCGATTATTTCGAAAGCAAGGAAGCCATGGAAAATGGCTTGCCCACAGTGCAGTCAATTTCCGAAGCTCTTCATGTAACGCCGAATTACTTGAGTAGCCTTTTGAAAGTACTTACAGGCCTAAGTACGCAACAGCACATTCACGAAAAATTGATCGAAAAGGCGAAGGAAAAACTTTCGGTCACCGACCTCTCCATTAGCGAAATCGCCTATTATTTGGGCTTTGAGCACCCGCAATCCTTTAGTAAATTGTTCAAAACAAAAACGCAGCAATCTCCGCTCGAATTTCGTAAATCATTCAACTGATATCGGCATGTGGGCAAATTGGCCTAAATGCATTTTTTATGCTTATCTTCAAGGCAGACCAAAATCTCAGCTCAGCCACTGAAATTCATGGATTCGAAAAATGCAGAATACGATCTGATCGCCGCAATTGCCCGTGGAAACAAGGAGGCTTTTCGCCAGATCTATTCCCTGTACAACGAAAAGGTGTTCAATACGGTAATCAGTTATACGCAAAACGAAGCCGATGCCGAAGAAGTGACACAGGATGTTTTTCTTCGGATTCATAAATACGCCGAAAATTTCAAAGGAGAATCAGCTCCAAGTACTTGGATTTACCGTATCGCGGTGAATGCGTCTCTCAATTTCATAAAGAAAAAGAAAAGGTTTTCATTTTTTCAATTGGGCAAAGAAGCCGAAACCAAAACAGATTTTGTGCACCCAGGGGCTCAACTCGAAAAACGAGAAGAAGTACAAATTCTCTTTAAGTATATCAACACCTTGCCCGAGAATCAAAAAACGGCATTTATTTTGAGCTTTGTGGAAGAACTTCCGCGTCAAGAAGTTGCCGATATTATGAAGCTTTCTTTGAAAGCCGCCGAATCACTTTTGCAAAGAGCCAAAGCCAATCTGCGAATAAAGTTGGAAAAAGTGTACCCCGAGCGAAGGAAATCATAAAATGAATTGTCAATAAAGAAGAAACGTTCAATCGACATGGATAGTGAAAAGGAAAAATGGATAAACGATGTGTTGCAAAGTATGAAGGGCAGCCGAAAAGCCAAACCCTCTGCAAGACTGTTTGAACAGATAGAATCGAAAATCGACAGTACAGAAGCGAAGGTGGTTCCTTTGTATTTCTGGCGATCTGTAGCGGCGGCCGTACTTCTTTTGTGCCTCAATATTTTTGCCTTTCAGCACCTGAATGCTTACCGCAAATCCGTTTCGAACACACAAGTGGAAACCGCATCGTATTCCGCAGACCTTATCTCGGACTTTAATATTTATAGATGATGAAACAAATACAGTTTTATAAATATGCAATTGCCGGCCTTGTTTTGCTCAACCTCGCTTTGATCGGCTTTTTCATCCTGAGCAAGCCCTTACCTCCGCAGCCACTCCATGGCGATTTTGGCATTCAGGCACCCAGAATATTGCATTTGAATGCCGAGCAAAGAAAGGCCTTTCGTTTTTCTGCCGATTCTCATCACCGTAAAATGCAAGCTCTTTCACTTCGACAAAAAGAGTTGCTGGCCCATTATTTTCAACAGATTGTAGACTCCAGTCAAACCGACAATGCCCTTTTGCTTCAAAAAGCGGAACAGTTGGAAAGAGAAAAAATCGAAATAACTTATCAGCATTTCGAAGAAGTAAAATCCATTTTAAAACCAGAACAACTACCTTATTTTAAAGAATTTATGCAAGCCGTTTTGGATGTAATGTCAACCAATTCGAAAAAAAACGCCCCTCCACCGAAGGATTTCTAAATACTGTTGATCTAAAGGGAAAAGAAAAAATTATGAACAATACACTTTTCACCTTAATCAGCCTTTCTTTGAGTCTTTTTGCCTGCTCAAAGCAAACGATCAGCACTACCTCTGCCGATGACAATTCTACGGCTACACTGCACGATGCCTTTGCCGAATTCGATAGCGACAATTTCACCATTTATTTGGAAGGAAACGAGGTCGTTCTTGAGTCCAACGGAATGCCCAACCACACTTCGCCCTACTGGAGCAATACCCATAGTTATTGGCAAAATACGCGGGAAGGCACCCAAGTATACGTACAGGGAGCGGCAGAAAATCATCCGCTTTTTGTTGAACCAACCGTCACGAGTTTCGAGAATATGGCTCCCGGTTATATCGACCAATTCAACGGATCGTACACATTGCGAGTACCTGCGTCGCCCGAGCAAGCATCCAGATCGAGTGCCACGGGTTTAGGCCCTATTGGCATGGCCGTAAGCGGGGCCATGATCTACAATGATCAAGAAGGGCCAAATGTACCTTTGAACAGTGCCGCCCCTTCTCTGGATTACAGCGGAGCCCATACTGGCCCGCAAAGCTATCACTACCATTTGGAGCCCAAAGCCTGGTCCAATGACGACGAC
Encoded proteins:
- a CDS encoding periplasmic heavy metal sensor yields the protein MMKQIQFYKYAIAGLVLLNLALIGFFILSKPLPPQPLHGDFGIQAPRILHLNAEQRKAFRFSADSHHRKMQALSLRQKELLAHYFQQIVDSSQTDNALLLQKAEQLEREKIEITYQHFEEVKSILKPEQLPYFKEFMQAVLDVMSTNSKKNAPPPKDF
- a CDS encoding YHYH protein gives rise to the protein MNNTLFTLISLSLSLFACSKQTISTTSADDNSTATLHDAFAEFDSDNFTIYLEGNEVVLESNGMPNHTSPYWSNTHSYWQNTREGTQVYVQGAAENHPLFVEPTVTSFENMAPGYIDQFNGSYTLRVPASPEQASRSSATGLGPIGMAVSGAMIYNDQEGPNVPLNSAAPSLDYSGAHTGPQSYHYHLEPKAWSNDDDKLIGIISDGFFLYGRKCHSTGTYPTDLDESGGHTSATQHNAQGEYHYHIQNELYLGQYYVLFPGEYQGTSHAIQ
- a CDS encoding helix-turn-helix domain-containing protein produces the protein MSNNAPIRLKTIAEFHEYRGLPKPEHPLVSVVDLRKIEHKPDDVDRNFVFDFYSVSIKKVKDIRYKYGQQDYDFDEGVMFFMAPNQVFGIALGAHATWMRGRLLLIHPDFLWNTPLAEKMRQYEYFDYSVNEALFLSEKEEAIVENILQQIQQEYHSSIDKFSQQIIVSQIETLLNYGERFYQRQFVTRQKNSHQILEKLENWLADYFESKEAMENGLPTVQSISEALHVTPNYLSSLLKVLTGLSTQQHIHEKLIEKAKEKLSVTDLSISEIAYYLGFEHPQSFSKLFKTKTQQSPLEFRKSFN
- a CDS encoding RNA polymerase sigma factor encodes the protein MDSKNAEYDLIAAIARGNKEAFRQIYSLYNEKVFNTVISYTQNEADAEEVTQDVFLRIHKYAENFKGESAPSTWIYRIAVNASLNFIKKKKRFSFFQLGKEAETKTDFVHPGAQLEKREEVQILFKYINTLPENQKTAFILSFVEELPRQEVADIMKLSLKAAESLLQRAKANLRIKLEKVYPERRKS
- a CDS encoding NmrA family NAD(P)-binding protein, with amino-acid sequence MKIIVTGSLGHISKPLTKILIEQGHDVLVISHTPERQKDIEALGAKAAIGSMEDVDFLSSAFQGADLLYAMEAVGQKSFFTPDLDFISQILQIGENYKEAIQKSGIKQVIHLSSIGGHTDKGNGMLRFHHHVENTLNELPAEVQIKFMRPVGFYYNMFAFIPTIKAQSAIIQNYGGDEKEPWVSPLDIAEAIAEEIEKPFMGRQVRYIASDEASPNEVAKILGEAIGKPELHWLSISDEQFCEGLLRAGMNKQAAEGLTEMNAGRRGGKLYADYALYKPQMGRVKLKDFAKDFAAAYKQN